In the Kribbella sp. NBC_00482 genome, one interval contains:
- a CDS encoding heparin lyase I family protein, giving the protein MNDVLPAGRRVGRRAVLAGLAGAAAVPWARPAAACAAGTVVFRDGFETGTFDAWDVESVEGNGTQAVVPDPAGSGELVARFTLPNDGVSFRSELGKDQFEWGRYVYQLSIFVPADWVVFERGSILAQWHGYRFADGTSTYPPLALNAYQNLWRLDLARLTGPNTATKQFFTLGSLSGSYGRWTKWVFDITWSTPDSDGLVVITRDGTEVLREAGANNYHQQWSPHFQTGIYRSEWRPGNSWPTGGPDVVVCHRDIVVTEY; this is encoded by the coding sequence ATGAACGACGTACTTCCTGCAGGCCGGCGGGTCGGCAGGCGGGCTGTGCTGGCCGGTCTCGCCGGTGCAGCAGCAGTTCCCTGGGCGCGGCCAGCGGCGGCATGCGCGGCCGGCACGGTGGTGTTCCGCGACGGGTTCGAGACCGGAACCTTCGACGCGTGGGACGTCGAGTCGGTGGAGGGGAACGGCACTCAAGCCGTCGTACCCGATCCGGCCGGTTCAGGTGAGCTGGTCGCCCGGTTCACGCTGCCGAACGACGGTGTCTCGTTCCGGTCCGAGCTGGGCAAGGATCAGTTCGAATGGGGGCGGTACGTCTACCAGCTCTCGATCTTTGTGCCGGCCGACTGGGTCGTCTTCGAGCGTGGTTCAATCCTGGCGCAGTGGCATGGCTATCGCTTCGCGGACGGCACCAGCACGTATCCGCCGCTGGCGCTGAACGCCTACCAGAACCTCTGGCGGTTGGACCTCGCGCGGCTCACCGGTCCGAACACCGCGACGAAGCAGTTCTTCACGCTGGGTTCGCTGAGTGGGTCGTACGGGCGCTGGACGAAGTGGGTCTTCGACATCACCTGGTCGACGCCGGACAGCGACGGTCTGGTGGTCATCACGCGCGACGGGACCGAGGTACTGCGGGAGGCCGGCGCGAACAACTATCACCAGCAGTGGTCCCCGCACTTCCAGACCGGCATCTACCGCTCGGAGTGGCGGCCGGGCAACAGTTGGCCGACCGGTGGACCGGATGTGGTTGTCTGCCACCGCGACATCGTCGTCACCGAGTACTGA
- a CDS encoding ROK family transcriptional regulator has translation MERSATVRRPAGPLVRPGSKTLIREINEALVLDVVRTEGVISRAAVAARTGLSPATVTGIVGRLVEAGYLAETDIVQGARGRPARQLQLGDGRIFAAGVRVARDHLFAVLVDLRGTVVDTQQVELPDTTPSRVGDAVARAISTLGSDREGAELLGVGVAVSGVVDSAGGLVRHSGALGWEGVALGPMIESATGLPTVVDSYVNCLAQGMLLFGREQHGRDLLVFNIGTSLGVSIVVGGRLHRGSEGAAGSFAHARATGPSEGRTCHCGAEDCVEAYSSGWGIARRLAESGTSEASVVPDAAERLGVGIANLAKVVGPAAIVLASAGEMRDLGLEQLLTTTIRTEYAHHYTPVPDLQTVAASPESVATGAAHASLARLFTADGTPV, from the coding sequence CCGGACCGCTCGTCCGTCCGGGCAGCAAGACCTTGATCCGCGAGATCAACGAGGCTCTGGTGCTCGACGTCGTACGCACCGAAGGCGTGATCTCCCGCGCGGCTGTCGCGGCCCGGACCGGGCTCAGCCCGGCGACCGTGACCGGAATCGTTGGCAGGCTCGTGGAGGCCGGCTATCTCGCCGAGACCGACATCGTCCAGGGCGCCCGGGGACGCCCGGCCCGGCAGCTGCAGCTGGGCGACGGCCGGATCTTCGCGGCCGGCGTGCGCGTCGCCCGCGACCACTTGTTCGCTGTCCTGGTTGACCTGCGCGGAACGGTCGTGGACACGCAGCAGGTCGAGCTGCCGGACACCACCCCCAGCCGGGTCGGTGACGCGGTCGCCCGCGCGATCTCCACCCTCGGCTCCGATCGGGAAGGCGCCGAGCTCCTCGGAGTGGGCGTCGCCGTTTCCGGCGTCGTCGACAGCGCCGGAGGCCTCGTGCGGCACAGCGGCGCGCTCGGCTGGGAAGGTGTCGCGCTGGGACCGATGATCGAGTCCGCGACCGGCCTACCCACTGTCGTCGACAGCTACGTCAACTGTCTCGCGCAGGGCATGCTGCTGTTCGGACGCGAGCAGCATGGACGTGATCTGCTGGTGTTCAACATCGGCACCAGCCTCGGAGTCTCGATCGTCGTGGGCGGACGGCTGCACCGCGGATCCGAAGGTGCGGCCGGCAGCTTCGCGCACGCCCGGGCCACCGGCCCTTCCGAGGGGCGGACCTGTCACTGCGGCGCCGAGGACTGCGTCGAGGCGTACTCCAGCGGCTGGGGCATCGCTCGCCGGCTGGCCGAGAGCGGTACGTCGGAAGCGTCCGTCGTACCCGACGCGGCCGAACGGCTCGGCGTCGGGATCGCGAATCTCGCCAAGGTCGTCGGGCCTGCGGCCATCGTCCTCGCATCCGCCGGCGAGATGCGGGACCTGGGTCTGGAGCAGTTGCTGACGACAACGATCCGGACGGAGTACGCACATCACTACACTCCGGTGCCCGACCTGCAGACCGTGGCAGCCTCACCGGAGTCAGTGGCCACCGGCGCCGCCCACGCGTCCTTGGCCCGGCTGTTCACCGCCGACGGAACTCCGGTCTGA